In the genome of Mangifera indica cultivar Alphonso chromosome 9, CATAS_Mindica_2.1, whole genome shotgun sequence, the window TAATCTCTATATGTTTCATTACCTGTTAAATTCCTCTATTTCGTTCTGTCATCAATTCCAGTGCTTGTTCACCAGTTGCCTGCGTCATCGTCAGCACTTCGATGAAGGCTACATCATCGTCGTCAAGGAGTGAAGTTAATTTCTGAGCCTCTAGATTGTAGAAGAGCAATAGAGACGTCTGCGAAAATAACAAAACGATgacattttgttaaataaattagaaaaaaaagttacagtTTGGTGcagttttattttcattcaaacgGCAAACTAAACTGTAACCCATTTTTTTCGATGGTTTAAgctttaaactaaattatagaACCAAATCAAATCGTAAATTTTGAACGATTCAGTGCGATTTTACTGTTTGGACTGTTTTTCTCACACCCCTAGTTGTAATCAAATTAATGTGAGACATATAAACTTAACACTTGGCCTTCAAAAAAATTTACTGGTTCTTCCATTGAATAACAGCAGTAAACTGGATTTAACCCAACCTTGTTTTGGGGTTCTTGTGGCTAATATAAACAAACAAGATTAGAGCACACACATGATTTGATATGATTGAGAAAGTCTTAAGAGCCTTATTTTAACAAGATTATAACGAAGAATTTACAGCAAATAatgtgtaaataataattttttacaacgGATTTCTATGTAGCACAGAAATAGAAACGGAAAAATGTGAAAACATAAAAACGTGGaaacgtattttttaaaaaatataggaaatagAAACGtgagaaaacttataaatataaaaaatataagagtttttttttataaataccaaattttttataacaaaaatacataaacttatataatataaaaatatataataaaaaaaaatgaagagaaagaatactataaaatataatcatagatactattgtaaattgttcttaGACAAACacatgtaaatatttaaaaaaaaaaacaataatacacaCCAATCTATATAATATGTCGGAGagaagatgaattcaatatgagatttaaagatatttcaagtctgaaaatataaaaaatgtgtatttaatcgatttcacgatttttcttttaaaaaaaacacgtttcaaaatttttcaaaaatttcaaaatgaccCGAAACATTTTAAACAAGTTTCGAAGagttttagaaacaaaaatgtTTCTAAAACATGGAAATGTACCCCATTGTGAGTTTTCATGCTACTTTGACGGATTCGTTACAGTGGATgtaagtgaaaaataattatcatcagtactaaaatataaactaacattgaatactaaaaattagattgtaaaattaaatgatgactTATATAAAGGCCggaagacttattttcacccaaggtttaattcattctcaaactctcacccgttaagttttaaaaacttaaacactgaTTTatcaactattaaagttaacaaaatctattaaatttaaaggtataattgttgtttaaccaataatattaaaaaaaacaaaattttatctcatttttacttcttaattttaaaaactaataatttcactctaaacctaaatttgaaaagttatatttttccccctggggttttttttctttttctttgttttggcCGATAGCTAACatttcccacccatcttcttTTCTTGCTCGGGAGACATCGTTGGCGGTGACAAAGAGACAatgatgattcatcttcatctcttcggGCAGTCGAAGACGTTTCATCTTTGTCCATTCAGATGATGCTTGAGAGACACTGATCTTTGTTAGAAGACATCAATCTTCATTCGGGAGATGCTCCGAAGACGTCGATCCACGCTTTAGAGAAGTGGAAACAAGACCAAATATAATTTGATCGTTTTGAGCAAATCTAAAATCGGTGTAGATATAGCCAATCATTAGTTCCCAATCGTGGGGTGAAGGGAATCTGATATATAAATTAGTTactaaaagaattaaaaaagctTTTATTGTGTCACTTAAATTATATAGGAATTCTTGAACCCAAGAGTTAAGAATAggtagggttggactcgagtcgagccagctcggctcggttcgagcccgaaacgagctgggCTCTgctcgagcccgaaacgagctgggCTCTGCTCGAGCCCGAAACAAGctgggctctgctcggctcgatcgagctcgagctggctcgggttggctcggtagattttttttaaaaattttttatacaaaacgatgtcgttttgatccatatatatatacaaaatgatgtcgttttgatataaaaaactagccgaactgaaaacgagtcgaactcgagccgagtcGAGTTCAGCTCGAACCAAACTCGAGCCagccataaataaaccgagccgagccgagcccgagctggctgcgagccgagctcggctcggctcgaatccaaccctaagaATAGGGTCACGGCGTCATCGACCACCAAAAGAGAGGTTGACGACGATGTGAATCAACTAAAATTAGGTCAAATCTCTGGCTTGATTTTGACCaattttgatgtgttttttGTACCAAAAAGCCACCAGGGAGGGAGGGGGTGCCGGTGGTGGGGTTGACAACACACTGGAGTGAATTGCCGAGAAGAACGATTGTCGAAAAAAGAGAATACATTTTGTGGGGGTATAACTGTaatgttttaaactttgaagggGTTGACTATTAACCTTAAAATATGGAAACTCTAAATGGTAGGGGAgaaagtaactttttaaaactaaactataaaaaaattatcagtttttaaaactaaatggaAAAAagggataatttttttaaataaaattattaaatgatatttttaccttttacactaataacaaaatttaatagaagttGGATGATGGATgaacatttaaatttttgaaaagttattagtatcaatttgataatagactaaaccttaggtgggaataagtcttttgcccCAAACacaatttctttcctttttcactAACAACAGCAAACAGGATTTAACCCCGCTGTGTCTTTGGTGTTTCTAGGGCTAACATGAACAAACATATGTACTGTATATTCATGTTCTATGTTAGATCAACGGTGCATAAATCTAGGACTGTATTTTTCATCTGTTCATAACATTAATTTTCCTTTGGCAAAAGAAATCAGTGTGAACTCAGATCTGCTTTCTGAAAGTGATCTTTCCATATGACTTTAAAGTACACAACATCATTGATTTTTATAATGCTCTGCAGATCATCATCAGTTTGGCCTGGCCAATATAATTGTCTTCTGTATATCATATTTTGTCTTCCAGATCTCAGCCAAAAGAAGGGTATCTTTTTCCACCtttatctttttcaaattacataaaaaaaatgctTCATAAAATTAACCCTATTCCCATTTCCAACAACTCTTGGAATTCTCAAGCATCTTCCAACCCACTTTCAGAAGGCTTTAAAAAACCTGGTGGACCAAATCACTGATAAGGAACAATGGCTTTATGATTAGAATTTCAATCAATAGTATATCAACTTCTCCTTTAGTCAAGCTTTTTTCAACAGGGACAAATGATGAGATGCCATGGTGGTAAAGTCCAAGATGCAAATCCTTATCTTTTAAAAGATACATACAAATACAGTAGCATCCTTTAAATCCTTTGCAtgtgaaaatttaatcattCCTCCAAGATTAGATATTATTTCTTTTGCTCTATTCATAGTATGTGTTACAACCACAACAACCAGCCATATTGACAATGCTGCTTAGAATGCAGaggttttgaatttgaaacaattgaataataataaggaAGTTTCAAAGGCAAAGATGAACCACCTCTGGTAAGTTTACATTATGCATTATTTCAAGGCCAAATGACTGACTATTTCTTACCCAAACTTTTCTTAAACCATGATTTCCCACCCTTTAAGTTTTGAGTTATTCACCTACTTGTCGTCCACTTCCTTTAGTAAAAACTATTACGTGAAAGGTTAAAAAGGTCATTTTATCccaaaactttttaattaagttcaaaTCCCTAATTTAACACCTCAAAATTACCAATTTTACAAAACTGCATGCATGGAAATTCTCTATTTAGCTACACCGAAAAAGCGCAAATATTCTTTCTTAAGATACCAAACTCTGCTACCGTATGGGGCTTCACTTTGGCCGCCCCCACTAACACCATCCCCATCATGTCACAGCACCCTGTAGGCCGCTCTGATCGTAGTTTTTGACACTGATGTGCTACCGTCTCAAAAATCCCAGAAACACACCTTTGATAGTCTCAACATCTCGCCGTTCTTTGCTACCTAAAACTAAGCCTTCACCACCGACAGCCTAATACATCAAGAACCCCCTTAGTTACCACCATACCCCTTAACTTTTTCTCGGGCTTACTATACCTCCCAGTCTAACCCCACACCTTCATTGCCAAAACCAAAATGGTGAATCGATCTTGgataattgtttgatttttcattGGTCTAGAAGATAGTTGTTAAGATTTGTCCGGAATATGAGTAGATAGCTATAAGTGGATGGTTGCAAGTATGGAAGTGTGGTGTGACAGCTTGAGGGTTCTTAAGGTGGGGCGGTGGGAGAGGGAAAAGAAGATGCGGTGAGACCAAGCATCTTGGCTTGACGAGATCGAGAAATCCAACCAAGCTGTGGTCTGTCCGATGCTTGCAAGTGAAGACGACTTAAGAAGAAGTCAACGTCTTTGTTCAACAACAATTGGCAAAGCCTAGCCTGTTGCTGCTGGAAAACCCGCAACAATAAGCCTaaagtaaaattgaaaaaataaagataatgaaaaaaaatataattaatatttaatttaatttagagtcttgttgtaattttaataaaaataaaaacaaattgatatttgatatttgtattaaGTTTTTAAGGTGGttcgtaattttattttaaaaaattaataatatactataaaatcagataattttcatttatggaGATAGGTAGATGATGagtgtataaataaatgttcaaatttaaatattgaaaaatctgACATTTCATCAAGGGTCATTGAAAAATAGTCATTCGATcttattttaaagaataaaattatatgtagaaataaattttattaatttatatatataaattaatatgaaaatatatgattagatgattttgaaataagagaaaaagtaaacaaacaTATCAACTAATTACATATTGTTACatcagtttatataaataaattaataagattttttttatatatataaggtcaaatgactatttcccacccaaggtttagtgaaatgatAATTCTCACccgttaacttttaaaaactcaaatatctactcATCTGTTTAAATTCACTGATatggttaaagataaaattgttatttagctaaaaatatttaaaaaactaaaaaattatcatattttcccctttgatttaaaaatctaataattcccctactcaaattttgaaaagttgtgttttcccctctagggtttgaTTTATCCCAATAACCACTTTTTGGCAACCATTCCAGGAAGGTTGTTGGTTAACCTTTCTACCACCTTCCTCTTTAGTGATTTTTTGACTTGAAAACCATTGAAAATGTAGTCAAAATGGTAGACAACATTGCATAAATCAATGTGATGTTGCACAGATTTCATTTGGCTACGTCGACGTCAACTGAATGATACACATGTCAGTGCATCATCTAGTTGATGCCAAAGTGGTTGAACAATGCACAAATTTTTGTGATGTTGTTCGAccatttcattgaattttttatggttttcacATCGAGAAACCACCAAGGAGAGAGGTGGTGGAAAGGTCAGCCGACAACTTTCCTGAAATGGTCATCGAAAAGTGGttattagaaaaaatcaaaccttataagggaaaatataactttttaaaccttggatgaaggaaaattattagatttttaaatatatgagaaaatatgataattttttaaaaatattcttatctaaataataattttaccctttaactttaattgtaacttttaatagataaataaatatttaagtttttcaaaattgacaagtgaaaatttgtctttttccataaccttgggtgggacatagtcctttggcctatatataattttatggccaaaagacttattcccatccaaagtatagTGAATTCCCAAATTCCCACCCACcaattttgaaaaactcaaacatccaccTATAATCAAATTTccgttaaaaattttaattaacgtTAAGGGTAGAATCAtcatttagcaaaaaattaaagttttatcagaTTTTTCTCacccatatttaaaaaattacattttccccccaacccaaggtttgaaaagtgacaaaaacccctctagggtttgtttctctttctccaGTGCTGATTTCTCCTTCTACGACCATCGACCGTCCTCCATTTCCCTTTACCTCTCCTCCAGTCTCTCTGCTTAGCCTCTCAGGCTATCTTTGACTGAAGATGCTGACGAAAACGAAATTGTCTTTGTTAGGACGAAAACGCGTCGTCTTCATCTCTCAGATGAAGATGATACATCTTCATTTCAGATGAAGACGGATTGTCTTCTTCTGAGATGAAGGcgattttgtctttgtctctggTCGAAGACGGTCGGAGAGGCTATAGAGAGAGACCGGAGGAGAGATAAGAGGGGAAGGGAGGACGGCCAACGGCCGAGGAAGGAGAAATCGACGCCgaaggaagaggaacaaaccctaggggggttttgtcacttttcacaccttgggttggggggaaatgtaagtttttaaattgagggagaaaatgtgataaaactttaattttttgctaaatgaTGATTCTACCCATAAcgttaattgaatttttaaacagAAATTTGATTGTGGATGAGTGcttgggtttttcaaagttgGTGGGGGAAATTTaggaattcactataccttgcatgggaataagtcttttggcctaattttattCTGCTGCAAAAGATGGTCATTCTATTACCATGTGATCCTCTCGTTGGTCTTTACTTCAAAGagagatagaaaagaaaagagggGAGATTTGTCTCATATAGGCACAAATCTAGATGCTTAACACGTGAATATGAACAACAAACATTCACCTGCTACAATATTCTAAAGTTTAAGCAGCTAGGTTTTTCTACTCTTACCATTCCAACACCCTTGCATGGTCCGTCCTCTAACCAGCTTCGATGCAACATGACTTATTAATACAATAGATCATATCAAATTTGGTCTGATATGATTATAGACATGTTTGTATGTGTTAcatacaaaatttaatcttctaACCATTTACTCGCATTATCTAAAGgcattaaaaatagattaaacttATTGTTTCGCATCAAAgatcaatttcatatttttataattcaaaattatcatatagaGTTCAAAATTAGAGTCTTCTGTCAATCCTTATAATTTATAGGAAGTAAGAAAATAATGGTTTTGGACctaataaatagtttaaaaaagatCAAACCCTAGATCTTATGAGAGCATGTAACATATGTCCTATTGCTCAACTAATTAAGACTTCGTGGGTCCATTTGCATGAGATTTTATACATGTGTTTAGACAAAATATTCGGATGaatttattaggccaaaagtATAGTTTATGGGTAACTCACTAGCAAAATTTTAACATCTTAAACTTCTATTtgttaacaattaaaattaaaaaaattattaatattaaaaatataattatcgtTTAACCAGTAATATTATGaagaattatcttattttttattttaattttaaaactaataatttctcacagtttaattttaaaattttacttttctcttcaacagttttttttctttcttctatccattttctttctttattgcGGACGACAAAGGCTGAATTAGCTAAACCTTGTCATTTAACCAGATTAATTAAGGAACAAAACTTGTTTTCAACAGTAATCAGTATTAACTAGTTAATTCATAGTATAGAGAAAATTTAGGCGTGAATTAAGTTAGCAGTAGGAAGTGGAAAGGAACATTCCGGGCCTTTTGTTCcttaattgattgattgtgaATTCCAATGCACCCCCGTGACTTACACAGAAACTGGACTGGACTGGCTAATGAAGTGGAAGGAAtcatgaattaattaatatattatcctCCGTTAATCAGTGAATAATCATATTCTAATTTTCATAACAAATTAAGAACAGAATGCATTCATTTTATAATCTGCAGCTTCACTACTGTCAGAATCATGCACGCCCTTTCATATCCCATAGCATAAAAAAGAAagcatatgtttttttttattatattcttctCTCTCACATATGCTAATAATACTAACCATTTATTCGTCATACAGAGCAACCCCATATGAGTATCTTATTCTGTTTAAAGTGTTCTCACTTCTCAgcctttgaaaattttgttttttagtattAACAGGAGAAGCAGGCGCAGAGGTACCCTGAGTGCCCTCTGTAGACagcttcaaaatttttgaatttgtaaataaaatataataaattaggtGAAAAAGACTGAAATGAAATGACCCATGTAACcttcattcataattttttagcCTTGAAAATGAGAAAGTCATTTTGTAATTCTCACAAACTTAATAAAAGTGGAAACATGCAACATGATACATATTTCCATGAATAAAAATGCAATTCtcataaacataataaaaatgaaaacaatgacATTAATTTGATACCCTAAAATTGGACTTTCCAAGCTCAGCCCTTGAAGAGAAGCAACAGCTGCTTTCTCCAAAACTCTTTGGCACAAAAGATTGGAATTCCCTGATCAAGGAAATGAAAATCAATcttattactattaaaataataaattatacttattaattaattaattactgaCATGGTCATATGCTTATTAAAAAGTTAGAAAAAACAGTAGCCAGCTCCAGGAAAAAGAAAGggctttttatttaatttagtgacATGGTCATATGTTTCTGTTTCATAAAGTTGGAAAATTATAATGAGATAGTGAGtggagaagagaaagaaagagagagttaaatatatttcaattcagaagaagaagaagcatttATCAGTTTATGAATTAATGGTGATTATGGGGTGTGAAGAAATGGTGTTCTCAGTGGAGTCTCAGAAGACAGTTCCAGCTCCATTTCTCACAAAAACATACCAACTTGTTGATGATCCACTCACCAACCACATTGTGTCTTGGGGTGAAGATGAATCTACTTTTATTGTGTGGAGACCTCCTGAGTTTGCCAGGGATCTTCTTCCCAACTACTTCAAACACAACAATTTCTCAAGCTTTGTCAGGCAGCTTAACACCTATGTAAGCAGTATTTCATCTCCCTTctccaccttttttttttttttaataacaggAACCTTCTTAACTTGATTGAACAAGTAAACCCCAATCACTATACTAGATAATTCAATGTTTCACTAATCATGGGTTTATGCAGTTCGAATCCAGACAATCCCGTAGAGAATCTTGCAGCTCTACCATATCTTTCTTTATATTGATGGTTTAACAATATATGTTTTCAGGGATTTAAGAAGATAGTGGCAGATAGATGGGAGTttgcaaatgaatattttagaaaagGAGCTCAGCATTTATTATCAGAGATCCACAGAAGAAAAAATTCCCAGAATCATACTCATCAACAGGTAAACTTCCAAGAGCAACCGGCTCATTTTCTTCAAGCGGATCAGGAAAATTTCTGTTGGGTAGACTCTCCACTGCCATCACCAAATAACTGTTATAAATCTCCGACTGATGTTCTAACGGCTCTCACTGAAGACAATCAACGGTTGCGCAGAAGGAACTACATGCTTTTATCTGAACTCACTCACATGAAGAATCTCTACAATGAAATTATCTTCTTCATTCAGAATCATGTAAAACCAGCTGCTCCGTTTGACCATGAGCATGGACCGACGGTTCACAGTTACTCAGAGTCCAGGCTGAGTGAACTGGTTAAGTCATCTTCAGTGGCTGTGACTGAGGAGCCTAATAGTAGCGTGAAGCTCTTTGGGGTTGCTCTCAGTTGAAAGAAGAGATTACACTCGGGAAAGGTAGATTAAGAAGAACTTGAATAGTTGGTTTAGTTTTTGTAGGACTTGAATATTGaagttgaattattattattgttattattattattaagaaggTTTAAGCTTTCTGATGGAAcgataatttaacatattttcttcgAATCTCTCGTCTACCACTTGGTATTATTAAGCAAATCAATCACTCATTCCAATCTGGGATCTAGTCGATTTCTCATGTTAAATGCTAGTAGGATTGTGGTTGTTTTAGCAAGTTTATTTTGATAGACAAGCTTAGTAGATAATTTTAAGGACTAAACAAGGTTAAACTAGCTACTTAATAATAGGGCTGGATTACAAGCTTCTGATTGAGCCTATTCGAGTTCAACTTGGCTTGACAGAAATTGACCTCATTAAGTTTGGCTCCCTTTAAGATGACCCAGTTCAACTACTATGTCAAGCCAGGCTTGACTTGGTATTATGGTTGtaaaaaaaatgactaaaataatatcattttaatataattagttaaaacaacatcattttaatttattcgtataaacttttttcaaatttataagtttaatgAATCGAACATCTCTTAAGTTcgaattgaaatatttaatttttaaactcaaacttaaatttaaatatatttaaactaaactcgtTTGAActaagttagtttttaaattaaaaaaaaaaaattagtgggaatctaactttttttaataatcagcATCAAATCTGAGATATGtcttgaaaattatatttacaaatttcaatGACAACTAACAATTACATGACACATCGattctatttttctttgccatgaTTTCACTATTAGTGaataattataactttttgGGGAgggtattattattattattattattattattattattattattatttttgaatcaaaattaacaccCTGTTTTGTATCATTAGGGGAAATTGGTATacttttattgctttttttccCACAAAAAGTAGAGAAAGTGCCAAGGAAAAGGGATCAAAATAATGGATCATACAGGCAATAAAGACAGCAAAAGGATAAAAAGGGAGATTTTGAGTAAGATTGTATTGGGATTAATGTCATATAATGTGCTTCTTTGTCATGTCTTGATTTTGTTCCCCATCTTTTTCGTGTAGTGGTGTAGCCTTTCTTTCTTACGAATTAGGGTGATATTTTTTTTAGCGGAAATTCTATCTAAatcatattatcatattaaattaaaattaatcatattaaatagaataaatcttttaattttataattattaaatctgataaattaaaatttttatcttaatatattatcaaataagacttaaatttatatttttttttatataaaatcttttattttactatttaaaccATTCTTGGGAATGTTTTATTAGTTACCGAAATCTTGTTTGCTCcatttattatgtaattgtaatatcccaataaaaaaatctttgtaaattacatttttcataccggaataaaattacaaaacttcaAGACAATGAAGTTATAGGATTTTTACTAATCTTGACTTGATATCGAACTTCGAGAACATCAAAATTGTGAGAgatttaattatagttttaaggGTCAAAAAAACATAATGAGGCTTCAAAAGTTAAAGATTTTGTCGGAAATTAAGGAAGAAAGATATCCagtcaaaataagaaaaatatttcgTCAATCTAAAATTATAGCAAACAAAATCTAACCTAACATTTAGATTCTAACCctgtgtttttttcttttctttttccttaattAGTTAGGTTTATCttgtataaatacaaaatatagtattctcttctttcaaatattatcatGATATTAGATACCCGagaaaaattttttagtttatatttgagaattttttttattcctttgttttgtGATTATCATTTATATGGTATGTTATAACAGacgtgagttttttttttttcctactaTTTTTTCAAcgataatattatatgtataaaatttatacataaattgatGTGACAGTAACATGACTGATGTCACATGTTAAAACTATGAGATCAGtacaattaaatgaaatgaaataattgatttttccaATCTGATTCAACAACATATCTCTCTACCATATGCCATGTATCTAATGTGTGCGGTTGTTAAAGCTCGTAGTCAAGAACAAAGTGATAGAAGATTCAAGAAGGAATTAAAGAATAAGAACACATACAGAGAGAATTCCAAATAGAGAAGAACTTGCCACCAGGTCAGTTCATTTCGTAACACTATCACCACCTTCATCATCTTCTATTTGACTATAGATTAAGAAAGAGTTATTATAAAaccaatttcatttcatttgaaCCCAAAGGTGCCCTATTGAGAACAGAAATTTGAGTCTCTTTAATCTTTGTTTGGAATTACGACAATGAGACTGAATTGAACTAGTGGCGAGAAATTACAACGTGTTCTTCTCTGTTTGGAATTCTCTCTCTATGTGTTTTCCTTCTTCAATTCCTTCTTGAATCTTTTGTCAGTTTGTTCTTGATTGTGATCTTTAGCAACTGCATGCATCAGATAGATAACATGTGATAGAGAGATGCGTTGAGAAGATGTAATGGTGGCAAAGAGATAGCTGGAGAAGAGACGTTCTTTTGCGAAGGCGAGATATTGTGGGAATCAAATTGGAAAGAtcaattatttcatttcatttaatagTGTTAATGTGTCAATTTTTACACGTAGCATTTGTCACGTTACTACTATATCAGTTTGTATATAAACTCTGTgcataaattttatgtatatagtattactGTTTTTTCAATCATATTAATATTGCTCTATCCATTGTGGTTGATTCGGTactataaaaatgataatccGGATCTGTATGAGTCCAAATCTGtcaaattcaatggcaaaatttttgctttttgGGAATTTCATACTCAAATTTGTGTTGAAGTAAAGGACTCTGCAATTCTTGTTGGGTCTCAAACTGAGAAGGTGATGCGGTGGCAAAGAGCCAATGGAAAACAAAGAATGCTCAAATCATTACTCGGATATCGAATTCAACTGAGCCTCATATCGTACCAAGTCTTAGGTCTTTCAAAATTGCAACAGCCATGTGGAATAATCTTAAAGGAATTTATTCTCTGGCGAACCAATCAagaaaatttgaacttgaatatGAGATGGCAAACATCATCCAAGAGTATAAAGATAAGAGACCGTGGAAGAGTAATGCAATTTCTTATGAAGCTTTGACCTAAATTTGAGAATGCAAGGGCCACATTCTGACTATGGAAACCCAAAATCCAGTTCTGTTGATGTTGTCTTTATTGCTTCACGTGGAAACTTTAAGTCAAAACAAAAGCATGGAGGCAAAACACATATTCGATGTGGGCATTGCAATGAACTTGAACAATTGCAGTTGCATTGTTGGAAGGACAATATATGCAACTATTGCAAAAAGCCAAGccatattattatattctagATTGcagaatgtt includes:
- the LOC123226152 gene encoding heat stress transcription factor B-4-like; amino-acid sequence: MVIMGCEEMVFSVESQKTVPAPFLTKTYQLVDDPLTNHIVSWGEDESTFIVWRPPEFARDLLPNYFKHNNFSSFVRQLNTYGFKKIVADRWEFANEYFRKGAQHLLSEIHRRKNSQNHTHQQVNFQEQPAHFLQADQENFCWVDSPLPSPNNCYKSPTDVLTALTEDNQRLRRRNYMLLSELTHMKNLYNEIIFFIQNHVKPAAPFDHEHGPTVHSYSESRLSELVKSSSVAVTEEPNSSVKLFGVALS